AACGCCATTAGAAGGCTTAGTTATGGGTACACGCTGTGGCGATATGGACCCTTCAATCATCTATCACCTAGTGAACCAACTTGGTTACACCATCGATGAAGTCAACAACTTACTCAACAAACAAAGTGGTTTGTTAGGGATATCTGAACTAACAAATGACTGCCGTGGTATTGAAGACGGTTATAAAGATGGCCATAAAGGCGCGACATTAGCATTAGAGATCTTCTGCTACCGTTTAGCCAAGTATATTGCTTCTTACACTGTGCCTTTAGGACGTTTAGATGCCGTTGTGTTCACAGGTGGTATCGGTGAAAACTCTGACATCATCCGTGCAAAAGTACTAGAAATGCTGGCTATCTTTAATTTCAATGTTAATGAAGAAAAAAACCTTGCTGCACGTTTCGGTAAAGAAGGCGTGATCACAGAAGAAGGCAGTACAGTGGCGATGGTTATCCCTACTAATGAAGAATGGGTTATCGCTGAAGATGCCATTAAGCTCATCAAAGGTTAATCACCATTGCCCTACGTAAAGCCTGCTTAGCGGGCTTTATTTACGCTATTTATAGAGGTTTCTATGTCTCGTAATATTATGTTAATCCCAATTGGTACAGGTGTAGGTTTAACCTCGCTGAGTCTTGGGATGGTACGCGCACTTGAACGCAAAGGCGTTAAAGTACAGTTCTTTAAGCCGATTGCGCAAATTCGCAATGGTGATAACGGTCCTGAACGTTCAACCACTATATTAAGCCATTCGCCAACCGTTAATCCGCTTGAGCCATTTTCAATGGAACATGCTGAAAACTTAATTCGCTCAGAGCAAATTGACGTGTTAATGGAGCAAATTATTGCTCGTGCTAGCGAATGTGCTGCCAACACAGAAACCATCGTTATCGAAGGTTTAGTGCCAACTCGCACTCACCCATTCTCAGACGACATCAACTTTGAAATTGCCAAAGCACTTGATGCCGATGTGATTTTCATTGCCACACCTGGTAACGATACACCTAACGGATTAATGAATCGCTTAGAAATCGCTTACAACTCTTGGGGTGGACACAAAAATAAACGTCTTATTGGCTCAATCATCAATAAGATTGGTGCACCTGTCGATGATGAAGGCCGTGCACGTCCTGATTTATCAGAAGTATTTGATCATGCCGAGGCATCGACTAACGATACTTCAGCCATGTTCCAACTTCCAGGTAAAAGCCCACTGCGTATCTTAGGTAGTGTGCCTTATAACCTTGATTTAGTGTCACCTCGCGCGTCTGATTTAGCCAAGCATTTAAATGCTAAAATCATTAACGCTGGTGAGATGAACATTCGCCGCCTACGTAAAGTGACCTTCTGTGCCCGTAGTATTCCAAATATGGTTACCCATATTCGCACTAACTCTTTACTAGTCACTTCTGGCGATCGCTCAGATGTGATTGTCTCGGCCTGTCTTGCTGCAATGAATGGCGTAAAAATCGGTGCATTGCTGCTAACTGGTGGTTATGAGCCTGAGCCTGAAATCATGGCTTTGTGTGAACGCGCTTTTGAAACAGGTCTACCTGTATTTTTAATCGACAGTAACACATGGCAAACATCACTTAATATTCAACGTTTTGATCATGAAGTGCCAGTTGATGATGCTGTACGTATCGATAGCGTACAAGAGTTTGTCGCTAGCCACATTGACCAAAGCTGGATTGAGAGTGTTACTCAAAACTCTCCACGTGAGCACCGTTTATCGCCACCAGCATTCAGATACAAACTGACTGAGCTTGCACGCGCCGCGAAGAAAACCATTGTATTACCAGAAGGTGAAGAGCCAAGAACAATCAAAGCTGCCTCTATTTGTGCAGAGCGTGGCATTGCCCGTTGTGTGCTTTTAGGTAACGTTGAAGAAATCTTACGTATCGCATCATCTCAAGATGTCGTACTCGGTGAAGGTGTGCAAATCATTGACCCACTGCAAGCCCGTGACCGTTATGTGGAAGGCATGCTAGATTTACGTCGCCACAAAGGCTTAACTGAAGTCGTTGCTAAAGAGCAGTTAGAAGACAACATGGTATTAGGTACTATGATGTTAGCTCAAGACGAAGTCGACGGTATTGTATCTGGTGCGGTAAACACCACAGCCAATACAATTCGTCCTCCACTGCAATTAATTAAAACGGCTCCGGGTTCAAGCTTAGTATCTTCTATCTTCTTCATGTTGATGCCTGATCAAGTCTTAGTATACGGTGACTGCGCAATTAACCCAGATCCAAACCCTGAGCAACTTGCTGATATCGCCATTCAATCAGCAGAGTCTGCTGCGGCATTTGGTATTGAGCCACGTGTAGCAATGATCAGTTATTCAACAGGTACTTCAGGTACAGGTTCGGATGTTGATAAAGTGCGTGAAGCTACGCGAATTGCACAAG
This window of the Shewanella goraebulensis genome carries:
- the pta gene encoding phosphate acetyltransferase, whose translation is MSRNIMLIPIGTGVGLTSLSLGMVRALERKGVKVQFFKPIAQIRNGDNGPERSTTILSHSPTVNPLEPFSMEHAENLIRSEQIDVLMEQIIARASECAANTETIVIEGLVPTRTHPFSDDINFEIAKALDADVIFIATPGNDTPNGLMNRLEIAYNSWGGHKNKRLIGSIINKIGAPVDDEGRARPDLSEVFDHAEASTNDTSAMFQLPGKSPLRILGSVPYNLDLVSPRASDLAKHLNAKIINAGEMNIRRLRKVTFCARSIPNMVTHIRTNSLLVTSGDRSDVIVSACLAAMNGVKIGALLLTGGYEPEPEIMALCERAFETGLPVFLIDSNTWQTSLNIQRFDHEVPVDDAVRIDSVQEFVASHIDQSWIESVTQNSPREHRLSPPAFRYKLTELARAAKKTIVLPEGEEPRTIKAASICAERGIARCVLLGNVEEILRIASSQDVVLGEGVQIIDPLQARDRYVEGMLDLRRHKGLTEVVAKEQLEDNMVLGTMMLAQDEVDGIVSGAVNTTANTIRPPLQLIKTAPGSSLVSSIFFMLMPDQVLVYGDCAINPDPNPEQLADIAIQSAESAAAFGIEPRVAMISYSTGTSGTGSDVDKVREATRIAQEKRPDLVIDGPLQYDAAVMENVARSKAPDSPVAGKATVFVFPDLNTGNTTYKAVQRSADLISIGPMLQGMRKPVNDLSRGALVDDIVYTIALTAIQAAQNEQP